In a single window of the Luteibaculum oceani genome:
- a CDS encoding gliding motility-associated C-terminal domain-containing protein produces MGNDTLLCQGDSLTFDFTDMGEEIFWNDGSDDWVRTVYYPSGTYSVTIISGACQLEDEINVNFEQLIPTQLPNDTSICLGESVALTASPSGQNYNWFDNGTLINTTPNIIVTEAGNHNIILESYTNVCRDSDTMLVSVLSPDALNFPDAHICETDSFFVDASIPYQGASYTWGDGYNGATRWIANAREYTIEIVAGPCIINDTLQLTHDVVPTFSIGADQTICEDSQTTLVADNTSWPSYQWEDGTSGPTNTVNTAGEHILVATNGLCSFADTMTLFLDTIPTFDLGPDFSICETDDSVITTGINNPAITHLWSTGDTGPAITIKNAGNYSVTATNGLCSYTDDLNLGVQPLPGVDLGQDKVLCLGDALTIGFTAPNATYSWNTGETTDSIMVTSTDTYILTVTQQLCVESDEINVQFDELKKPNLGEDIVQCNGIDAVLDANTVAQTYEWYRNGNLISGENNRSINITAPGLYSVKAIQGTCSDTDEIQVSIQTPHTLTLSQDSLLCQGEEYLLSTSTNAQNPQYLWNTGETSDQIQVSGTGVYSVTVIDGVCAVTESADVIFVPHPYIDLQPGATICEIDSVTIGDFFEKDQLDTNKTQYNWNTGQDTAIITVRLAGQYVETAKIEHCFNTDYFDLKVVDMPITNMTPPVVTCANELVPISTGLPGLTTTWNMGAGAGHSIVPRESGIYVATITDGPCVIKDTVWVTINNIPDEEVPDIYVCPKDSAQLMVTTENARAIWNGVETNPITVYPKDKFILEIYNEHGCRSEQTVMVFEDKDCFDDLYIPNVFTPNNDGVNETFRISMSEKIIFQSFEVYNRWGELIYSCEGEYKEWDGKYRGDDVMTGTYAYRFTYLDQYDIPHTKAGSITIYK; encoded by the coding sequence ATGGGCAACGATACCCTACTTTGTCAGGGAGACAGCCTTACCTTCGACTTTACCGATATGGGTGAAGAAATCTTCTGGAATGACGGAAGCGATGATTGGGTAAGAACTGTTTATTATCCTTCTGGTACTTACTCAGTAACCATCATCTCTGGTGCTTGTCAGCTGGAGGATGAAATCAACGTGAACTTCGAGCAGTTGATTCCAACACAGCTGCCTAATGATACTTCTATTTGTTTGGGTGAGTCGGTTGCGCTTACTGCAAGTCCTTCTGGACAGAACTACAACTGGTTCGATAACGGAACGCTTATCAACACTACTCCAAACATTATTGTAACCGAAGCTGGAAACCACAACATCATTCTTGAGTCGTACACCAACGTATGTCGCGATAGCGATACCATGCTCGTGAGTGTACTTTCTCCCGATGCATTGAACTTCCCAGATGCACACATCTGTGAAACCGATTCCTTCTTCGTAGATGCCTCTATCCCCTACCAAGGTGCTTCCTACACCTGGGGTGATGGATATAACGGCGCTACCCGTTGGATCGCCAATGCCAGAGAATACACCATTGAAATTGTAGCGGGTCCTTGTATCATTAACGATACCCTACAGCTTACCCACGATGTTGTACCTACTTTCTCTATTGGTGCCGATCAAACCATTTGTGAGGACAGTCAAACTACCCTTGTAGCTGACAACACCTCTTGGCCTAGCTACCAATGGGAAGATGGAACTTCAGGACCTACTAACACGGTGAACACCGCAGGTGAACACATCTTAGTAGCAACCAACGGACTGTGTTCGTTCGCCGATACCATGACCCTATTCCTAGACACCATCCCTACTTTTGATCTAGGACCTGACTTTAGTATCTGTGAAACCGACGATAGTGTAATTACTACGGGTATTAACAATCCAGCCATTACCCACCTTTGGAGTACTGGAGATACTGGACCAGCTATTACCATTAAAAATGCTGGTAATTACTCGGTTACCGCTACCAACGGTCTGTGTTCTTATACCGATGACCTTAACCTTGGTGTACAACCGCTTCCTGGGGTAGATCTAGGACAAGACAAAGTACTTTGCCTTGGCGATGCACTTACCATTGGATTTACTGCTCCTAACGCTACCTATAGCTGGAATACAGGTGAAACCACCGATTCTATCATGGTAACCTCTACCGATACCTATATCCTTACCGTTACACAACAACTTTGTGTGGAGTCGGATGAAATCAACGTGCAGTTCGATGAGCTTAAAAAGCCTAACCTAGGCGAAGACATCGTGCAGTGTAACGGAATCGATGCAGTACTTGACGCAAATACCGTAGCACAGACTTACGAGTGGTACCGAAACGGAAACTTAATCTCGGGTGAAAACAACCGCAGCATTAACATTACCGCTCCAGGATTATACTCCGTAAAAGCTATACAAGGTACTTGTTCGGATACCGATGAAATCCAAGTGAGCATACAAACACCGCACACCCTGACTTTATCGCAAGACAGCTTGCTTTGTCAAGGTGAAGAATACCTGCTTAGCACCAGTACCAATGCGCAAAACCCACAATACCTGTGGAATACTGGAGAAACCTCCGATCAAATTCAGGTGAGTGGTACCGGCGTATACTCAGTTACCGTTATCGATGGTGTGTGTGCTGTTACAGAAAGCGCAGATGTAATTTTTGTTCCTCACCCCTACATCGACCTACAACCTGGTGCTACCATCTGTGAAATCGATTCGGTTACTATCGGAGACTTCTTCGAAAAAGACCAACTCGATACCAACAAAACCCAGTACAACTGGAATACAGGACAGGATACGGCAATCATTACCGTGAGACTTGCTGGTCAATACGTGGAAACCGCTAAAATCGAACACTGTTTCAATACCGACTACTTCGATCTTAAAGTGGTAGATATGCCAATTACCAACATGACTCCTCCGGTGGTAACTTGTGCTAACGAGTTAGTGCCGATCTCTACAGGACTTCCTGGATTAACCACTACATGGAACATGGGAGCAGGCGCAGGACATTCTATTGTACCAAGAGAATCTGGAATTTATGTGGCAACCATAACAGACGGACCTTGTGTAATTAAAGACACCGTTTGGGTTACCATTAACAACATCCCTGATGAGGAAGTCCCAGATATCTACGTTTGTCCTAAAGACAGTGCACAACTTATGGTAACTACAGAAAATGCTAGAGCAATCTGGAATGGTGTAGAAACCAACCCTATTACTGTGTATCCTAAAGACAAGTTTATCCTTGAAATCTACAACGAACACGGTTGTAGATCGGAACAAACCGTTATGGTGTTTGAGGATAAGGACTGCTTTGACGACCTATACATTCCAAACGTGTTTACGCCAAACAATGATGGAGTAAATGAAACATTTAGAATATCCATGTCTGAGAAGATTATATTCCAAAGCTTTGAAGTGTACAACCGTTGGGGTGAATTAATTTACAGCTGCGAAGGTGAATACAAAGAGTGGGATGGTAAATATCGAGGGGATGATGTAATGACTGGCACTTATGCTTATCGATTCACCTACTTAGATCAATATGATATTCCGCACACTAAAGCAGGAAGTATTACTATATACAAGTAA
- a CDS encoding T9SS type B sorting domain-containing protein, which produces MSRLKLLLSATLLGLANLVFAQGETCATAVKINGIPYSTPVLTNETTCGKGDNYERNDRCGNLYMGDEEFMYEFTPNNDICVTATASPVLTGTGSDAPIAMFITEGCPDDLNGKCVAQFTNPDNRVGTPKPATIENVQLKAGKTYYFQVTARSECFDFTFNLSQGANCQPPATGYDCDNAEEITSLPYDTAAATNCNRNSMVKEGNYCYSTTYNDGPTYIYKYTPNEDKCIKFEGRAVNRTVRFTLHPDQCPTYTDTTCKRTMYFYTWGDRTYFETLDSGRTYYFAFSTGSTCSEYSFKMSEIGNKGNTCALAHEIKPDAGGTWMETDLTTRCKGDDYKQEWHCISWSSRYDDGNDVVFKYESDGNECISAAATNVSGSYLSISMFKDCPSPTNDSIWAYDCTSWSKRQATIEYTLNDPGTYYFIVSGYTYNSSWSGLNYYDRDFDFLFATAKMDIKGTDCANADKFPSKTNVSAQGISVQCKGDDYDPSDACDIPLIGGSDYVFEYTPPQDFCGTIVGKNVKGTGGLMLFDKCPDQITDDKSCKGAVACEVKCDSIYMDVTFKGGQTYYIVGAATTGSFFSFDIEIRKRYNTPDGCKAADPNCPDPNDCDDCLNADFETGNFQNWKGWTGRYATPKQVQELDTTYTNDPLSRHTLMNAGGFDPVVGENKLRTTGPIGERYAARIGNRSSGAQADVLVYEFTVTPETKNFFYYYAVVFNDPSHNVDDQPFFGVEMVAIDDNGLETEIQCAAYEVRADPNDPTFKETYDHVRNSTSTIIRWKDWTLVTVPLDDFMGQDVRIEFTTKDCDLGGHYGYAYIDAFCGDIAMETNTGKYAICPGESLTLTAPDGFASYQWSTGSTEKSIEVSVAGTYSVILTPFAENALLNCQVTLEQEVTMSDQPTADFVFEEGCIDQFIDFADQSLGSPAFPIESWSWNFGDGTGDYPDTNRYHAFPGPGTYNVRLAVKNTGGCVDTVIKEVVIPEFPSLDALNALDTIVICQGDTTRLFAEDVGDVTYSWTGPGFGSSDRTPLVNIVGLQNEGEYIIEAILKADTCVKGYDTTYIDVVPLPTYEIKDDTNKCFLDRRLKLFASGGEDEFSYSWTPANIFDDPSVQFPWAEPDSTTEIFVHTTHTYCPDSTMSMILTIDYYEEMLELVDEITVCEGDSIIIIPDAGKPIEYLVWETPDGYTYDGEEIIHPKASDSLGGYYYVTAYLDDGPMYCQYAYDSVKVNVIPAPDAQITPESARNCVGDSVEFTAQNPMLNMVWTNADGDTVAYGPSAKVLVNDEYYYVTYHNETGCYNRDSVFADEYTMVKPDIGKDRTLCLGDSYKIPIKNRNKLLDDYRYYWNTGEEIERITVTQTGEYILYVEQYGCVSSDTVFVTFQDPAAFTMGNDTLLCQGDSLTFDFTDMGEEIFWNDGSDDWVRTVYYPSGTYSVTIISGACQLEDEINVNFEQLIPTQLPNDTSICLGESVALTASPSGQNYNWFDNGTLINTTPNIIVTEAGNHNIILESYTNVCRDSDTMLVSVLSPDALNFPDAHICETDSFFVDASIPYQGASYTWGDGYNGATRWIANAREYTIEIVAGPCIINDTLQLTHDVVPTFSIGADQTICEDSQTTLVADNTSWPSYQWEDGTSGPTNTVNTAGEHILVATNGLCSFADTMTLFLDTIPTFDLGPDFSICETDDSVITTGINNPAITHLWSTGDTGPAITIKNAGNYSVTATNGLCSYTDDLNLGVQPLPGVDLGQDKVLCLGDALTIGFTAPNATYSWNTGETTDSIMVTSTDTYILTVTQQLCVESDEINVQFDELKKPNLGEDIVQCNGIDAVLDANTVAQTYEWYRNGNLISGENNRSINITAPGLYSVKAIQGTCSDTDEIQVSIQTPHTLTLSQDSLLCQGEEYLLSTSTNAQNPQYLWNTGETSDQIQVSGTGVYSVTVIDGVCAVTESADVIFVPHPYIDLQPGATICEIDSVTIGDFFEKDQLDTNKTQYNWNTGQDTAIITVRLAGQYVETAKIEHCFNTDYFDLKVVDMPITNMTPPVVTCANELVPISTGLPGLTTTWNMGAGAGHSIVPRESGIYVATITDGPCVIKDTVWVTINNIPDEEIPDIYVCPKDSAQLMVTTENARAIWNGVETNPITVYPKDKFILEIYNEHGCRSEQTVMVFEDPECDDELFIPNVFTPNDDNVNETLKISMSEKIIFQSFQVFNRWGELIYSCEGEYKEWDGKYQGKEVMSGVYGYKFNYLDQYDMPHTKAGSITVYK; this is translated from the coding sequence ATGTCTAGATTAAAATTATTATTGTCGGCCACCCTCCTAGGGCTGGCAAATTTGGTGTTTGCACAAGGTGAAACTTGTGCTACAGCCGTTAAAATTAACGGCATACCCTATTCTACACCAGTTCTTACCAATGAAACTACCTGCGGTAAAGGAGACAACTACGAACGAAATGATCGCTGTGGTAATCTTTACATGGGGGATGAGGAGTTCATGTATGAATTTACTCCCAACAACGACATTTGTGTAACTGCAACGGCAAGTCCTGTATTAACAGGAACTGGCTCGGATGCTCCTATTGCAATGTTTATTACCGAGGGATGTCCAGACGACCTAAATGGAAAATGTGTTGCACAGTTTACAAACCCAGATAACAGAGTTGGAACTCCCAAACCTGCAACTATCGAAAACGTTCAACTCAAAGCTGGAAAAACATATTATTTCCAAGTAACTGCAAGGAGTGAGTGTTTCGACTTTACTTTTAACCTGTCTCAAGGGGCAAATTGTCAACCTCCTGCTACAGGCTATGACTGTGACAATGCTGAAGAAATCACTTCACTTCCATACGATACTGCAGCTGCAACTAATTGTAACCGAAACTCCATGGTTAAGGAGGGGAATTACTGTTATTCTACCACCTATAATGATGGACCGACATACATTTATAAGTACACTCCAAATGAAGACAAGTGTATTAAATTCGAAGGAAGAGCGGTAAATAGAACGGTGCGATTTACCCTACACCCGGATCAGTGCCCTACGTACACAGATACAACTTGTAAAAGAACTATGTACTTCTATACCTGGGGAGACAGAACTTATTTTGAAACCTTGGACTCTGGAAGGACCTATTATTTCGCTTTCTCAACTGGATCTACTTGTTCTGAATACAGCTTTAAAATGTCTGAAATCGGAAATAAAGGAAACACTTGTGCCCTTGCCCACGAAATAAAACCCGATGCAGGTGGAACCTGGATGGAAACCGACTTAACAACTAGATGTAAAGGGGACGACTACAAACAAGAATGGCACTGTATAAGCTGGAGCAGCCGATATGATGATGGTAACGATGTAGTATTTAAATATGAGTCGGATGGTAACGAATGTATTTCAGCTGCTGCTACCAATGTTAGTGGTTCTTACCTTTCCATTAGTATGTTTAAAGATTGTCCTTCGCCTACCAATGACTCCATTTGGGCTTATGATTGTACCTCATGGTCTAAAAGACAAGCAACCATAGAATACACTCTTAATGATCCTGGAACTTACTATTTCATAGTGTCTGGATATACCTACAACAGTTCATGGTCTGGATTAAATTACTACGATCGTGATTTCGACTTCTTATTTGCCACGGCGAAAATGGACATCAAGGGTACCGATTGTGCCAATGCCGACAAATTTCCTTCTAAAACTAATGTATCCGCCCAAGGTATCTCCGTTCAATGTAAAGGAGATGATTACGACCCTTCTGACGCATGTGACATTCCATTGATAGGTGGATCTGATTATGTTTTTGAATACACCCCACCCCAAGATTTTTGTGGAACCATAGTTGGTAAAAATGTAAAAGGAACTGGTGGATTGATGCTTTTTGACAAATGTCCAGATCAGATTACCGATGATAAAAGCTGTAAAGGTGCGGTTGCTTGTGAGGTAAAATGCGACTCCATCTATATGGATGTTACCTTTAAGGGTGGGCAAACCTATTACATTGTTGGTGCTGCCACCACTGGAAGCTTCTTTAGCTTTGACATTGAAATTAGAAAGCGCTACAATACTCCCGACGGGTGTAAAGCTGCCGATCCAAACTGTCCAGATCCGAACGACTGCGACGATTGTTTAAATGCCGATTTTGAAACGGGGAACTTTCAAAACTGGAAAGGTTGGACGGGTAGATACGCTACTCCAAAACAAGTTCAAGAGCTGGATACCACCTATACCAACGACCCGCTCTCTCGACATACTTTAATGAATGCAGGTGGATTTGACCCGGTAGTTGGTGAGAATAAATTAAGAACAACCGGTCCCATAGGAGAGCGTTATGCTGCAAGAATTGGTAATAGAAGTTCCGGTGCACAAGCTGATGTTTTAGTTTATGAATTTACCGTAACCCCAGAAACTAAAAACTTCTTCTACTATTACGCGGTAGTATTTAACGACCCTAGTCACAATGTAGATGACCAACCATTTTTTGGAGTAGAAATGGTTGCTATTGATGATAATGGCCTTGAAACAGAAATTCAATGTGCGGCCTACGAAGTAAGAGCCGACCCTAATGACCCTACATTTAAAGAAACCTATGATCACGTACGAAATTCTACCTCCACAATTATCAGATGGAAAGACTGGACTCTAGTTACAGTACCTTTAGATGACTTTATGGGTCAGGATGTTCGTATTGAATTTACCACCAAGGATTGTGATTTAGGTGGACACTACGGATATGCCTATATCGATGCCTTCTGTGGAGATATTGCAATGGAAACCAATACTGGTAAATACGCCATATGTCCAGGGGAATCCTTAACGCTAACTGCTCCAGATGGATTTGCATCCTACCAATGGTCTACCGGTTCTACCGAAAAATCAATTGAAGTAAGCGTTGCAGGTACCTACTCTGTTATCCTTACCCCGTTTGCTGAAAATGCTTTATTAAACTGCCAGGTAACTCTGGAACAAGAGGTAACCATGTCTGATCAACCCACTGCAGACTTTGTCTTCGAAGAAGGTTGTATAGATCAGTTTATCGATTTCGCCGATCAGTCGCTCGGATCCCCAGCCTTCCCCATTGAATCGTGGAGCTGGAACTTCGGTGATGGAACCGGTGATTACCCCGATACCAATAGATATCACGCCTTCCCTGGTCCTGGCACCTACAACGTTAGATTGGCCGTTAAAAACACCGGTGGTTGTGTGGATACTGTTATCAAAGAAGTGGTAATTCCAGAATTCCCTTCTCTTGATGCCCTTAACGCTCTAGATACCATTGTAATCTGTCAAGGAGATACCACTCGTTTATTTGCCGAAGATGTTGGAGACGTTACCTACAGCTGGACAGGACCTGGTTTCGGTTCTAGCGACAGAACGCCTCTTGTAAATATCGTTGGATTACAAAACGAAGGTGAATACATTATCGAGGCCATTCTTAAAGCCGATACCTGTGTTAAAGGTTACGATACTACTTACATTGATGTGGTGCCGCTTCCTACCTACGAAATCAAAGACGATACCAATAAGTGTTTCCTAGATCGTAGACTTAAGTTATTCGCCTCAGGTGGTGAAGATGAGTTCTCTTACTCTTGGACACCAGCGAACATCTTCGATGATCCTTCAGTACAATTCCCTTGGGCTGAACCCGATTCTACCACTGAGATATTTGTACACACCACGCACACCTACTGTCCAGACTCTACCATGTCGATGATATTAACCATCGATTACTACGAAGAAATGCTAGAGCTGGTAGATGAAATTACCGTGTGTGAAGGCGATAGCATCATCATTATTCCTGATGCTGGTAAACCAATCGAATATCTTGTTTGGGAAACTCCCGATGGATACACCTACGATGGTGAAGAAATCATTCATCCTAAAGCTTCCGATTCCTTAGGCGGATACTATTACGTAACCGCATACCTAGACGATGGCCCTATGTACTGTCAGTACGCTTACGATTCGGTGAAAGTGAATGTAATCCCTGCACCAGATGCACAAATCACTCCTGAAAGTGCTAGAAACTGTGTGGGTGACTCGGTTGAGTTTACCGCACAAAACCCTATGCTAAACATGGTGTGGACCAATGCCGATGGAGATACCGTAGCTTACGGTCCTTCCGCTAAAGTATTGGTGAACGATGAGTACTACTATGTTACGTACCATAATGAAACGGGTTGTTACAATAGAGATTCTGTATTCGCCGATGAGTACACCATGGTAAAACCCGATATTGGAAAAGACAGAACGCTTTGTCTGGGAGATAGCTATAAAATTCCTATCAAAAACAGAAACAAACTGCTAGACGACTACAGATATTACTGGAATACCGGTGAAGAAATAGAACGCATTACCGTTACCCAAACTGGAGAATACATCCTTTATGTAGAACAATACGGGTGTGTATCTAGCGATACGGTATTTGTAACCTTCCAAGACCCTGCAGCATTTACCATGGGCAACGATACCCTACTTTGTCAGGGAGACAGCCTTACCTTCGACTTTACCGATATGGGTGAAGAAATCTTCTGGAATGACGGAAGCGATGATTGGGTAAGAACTGTTTATTATCCTTCTGGTACTTACTCAGTAACCATCATCTCTGGTGCTTGTCAGCTGGAGGATGAAATCAACGTGAACTTCGAGCAGTTGATTCCAACACAGCTGCCTAATGATACTTCTATTTGTTTGGGTGAGTCGGTTGCGCTTACTGCAAGTCCTTCTGGACAGAACTACAACTGGTTCGATAACGGAACGCTTATCAACACTACTCCAAACATTATTGTAACCGAAGCTGGAAACCACAACATCATTCTTGAGTCGTACACCAACGTATGTCGCGATAGCGATACCATGCTCGTGAGTGTACTTTCTCCCGATGCATTGAACTTCCCAGATGCACACATCTGTGAAACCGATTCCTTCTTCGTAGATGCCTCTATCCCCTACCAAGGTGCTTCCTACACCTGGGGTGATGGATATAACGGCGCTACCCGTTGGATCGCCAATGCCAGAGAATACACCATTGAAATTGTAGCGGGTCCTTGTATCATTAACGATACCCTACAGCTTACCCACGATGTTGTACCTACTTTCTCTATTGGTGCCGATCAAACCATTTGTGAGGACAGTCAAACTACCCTTGTAGCTGACAACACCTCTTGGCCTAGCTACCAATGGGAAGATGGAACTTCTGGACCTACTAACACGGTGAACACCGCAGGTGAACACATCTTAGTAGCAACCAACGGACTGTGTTCTTTCGCTGATACCATGACCCTGTTCCTAGACACCATCCCTACTTTTGATCTAGGACCTGACTTTAGTATCTGTGAAACCGACGATAGTGTAATTACTACGGGTATTAACAATCCAGCCATTACCCACCTTTGGAGTACTGGAGATACTGGACCAGCTATTACCATTAAAAATGCTGGTAATTACTCGGTTACCGCTACCAACGGTCTGTGTTCTTATACCGATGACCTTAACCTTGGTGTACAACCGCTTCCTGGGGTAGATCTAGGACAAGACAAAGTACTTTGCCTTGGCGATGCACTTACCATTGGATTTACTGCTCCTAACGCTACCTATAGCTGGAATACAGGTGAAACCACCGATTCTATCATGGTAACCTCTACCGATACCTATATCCTTACCGTTACACAACAACTTTGTGTGGAGTCGGATGAAATCAACGTGCAGTTCGATGAGCTTAAAAAGCCTAACCTAGGCGAAGACATCGTTCAGTGTAACGGAATCGATGCAGTACTTGACGCAAATACCGTAGCGCAGACTTACGAGTGGTACCGAAACGGAAACTTAATCTCCGGTGAAAACAACCGTAGCATTAACATTACCGCTCCAGGGTTATACTCCGTAAAAGCGATACAAGGTACTTGTTCGGATACCGATGAAATCCAAGTGAGCATACAAACACCGCACACCCTGACTTTATCGCAAGACAGCTTGCTTTGTCAAGGTGAAGAATACCTGCTTAGCACCAGTACCAATGCGCAAAACCCGCAATACCTGTGGAACACCGGAGAAACCTCCGACCAAATTCAGGTGAGTGGTACGGGCGTATACTCGGTTACCGTTATCGATGGCGTGTGTGCCGTTACAGAAAGTGCAGATGTAATTTTTGTTCCACACCCCTACATCGATCTACAACCTGGTGCTACCATCTGTGAAATCGATTCGGTTACTATCGGAGACTTCTTCGAAAAAGACCAACTCGATACTAACAAAACCCAGTACAACTGGAATACAGGACAAGATACTGCAATCATTACCGTGAGACTTGCTGGTCAATACGTGGAAACTGCTAAAATCGAACACTGTTTCAATACCGACTACTTCGATCTTAAAGTGGTAGATATGCCAATTACCAACATGACGCCTCCGGTGGTAACTTGTGCTAACGAGTTAGTACCTATCTCAACAGGACTTCCTGGACTCACCACTACTTGGAACATGGGAGCAGGTGCAGGACATTCTATTGTACCGAGAGAATCTGGAATTTATGTGGCAACCATAACAGACGGACCTTGTGTAATTAAAGACACCGTTTGGGTAACCATAAACAACATCCCCGATGAGGAAATCCCAGATATCTACGTTTGTCCTAAAGACAGTGCACAACTTATGGTAACTACAGAAAATGCTAGAGCAATCTGGAATGGTGTAGAAACCAACCCGATTACCGTGTATCCTAAAGACAAGTTTATCCTTGAAATCTATAACGAACACGGTTGTAGATCTGAACAAACCGTTATGGTGTTTGAGGATCCAGAATGTGACGATGAACTGTTTATTCCAAACGTATTTACACCAAACGACGACAATGTTAATGAGACCCTAAAAATCTCTATGTCTGAGAAAATCATTTTCCAAAGCTTCCAAGTATTCAACCGTTGGGGTGAATTAATCTACAGCTGCGAAGGTGAATACAAAGAATGGGATGGTAAATACCAAGGAAAAGAAGTAATGAGTGGCGTATACGGTTATAAGTTTAATTACTTAGACCAATACGACATGCCACATACCAAAGCGGGTAGCATTACGGTTTACAAATAG
- a CDS encoding DinB family protein → MEKLPFERIDHYPSSISTSNVLCRMIAGLGFRYYWATHNLRKEDLNFRPSESGKSCFETLTHINYLGLMMHSCAFGNAIERGKGPVLEDLDEIRFWFLTHLKETHDKISALSDPEIEHLKIRYQSSSSTMEYPFWHFINGPLSDALYHVGQIVVFRRANGNSIASGVNVFLGEKI, encoded by the coding sequence ATGGAAAAACTGCCCTTTGAAAGAATAGATCATTATCCAAGCTCCATTTCCACCTCAAACGTTTTATGCCGAATGATAGCTGGACTGGGTTTTCGATATTATTGGGCAACTCATAATCTGAGAAAAGAAGACTTGAATTTTAGACCATCCGAAAGTGGGAAATCCTGCTTTGAAACCCTAACACATATTAACTATCTGGGGTTAATGATGCACAGTTGTGCTTTCGGAAACGCAATTGAAAGGGGAAAGGGGCCTGTTTTAGAGGATTTAGATGAAATTAGGTTTTGGTTTTTAACGCATTTAAAGGAAACGCACGATAAAATATCGGCTTTATCAGATCCGGAAATAGAACACCTAAAGATCAGGTATCAATCTAGTTCCTCCACTATGGAATATCCATTTTGGCATTTTATCAATGGCCCGCTTTCCGATGCTTTGTATCATGTGGGCCAAATTGTTGTGTTCCGAAGGGCAAATGGAAACTCTATTGCAAGTGGTGTTAATGTTTTTTTAGGAGAAAAAATTTAG